Proteins encoded within one genomic window of Paraglaciecola psychrophila 170:
- a CDS encoding low molecular weight protein-tyrosine-phosphatase — protein MATNTPSVLFVCLGNICRSPSAEAVFKTKAADIGLVIEIDSAGTAGYHKGAAPDKRSQAVGMERGYSFKGLKCRKVVQQDFEKFDYILGMDNQNIASLLEACPEELQHKVTLLLSFSDAEEREVPDPYYGGKGGFEYVLDLIEQGADGFIKHLKSSTS, from the coding sequence ATGGCAACCAACACACCTTCAGTACTTTTTGTTTGTTTGGGTAATATTTGCCGGTCACCCAGTGCTGAAGCTGTTTTTAAAACAAAAGCAGCTGATATCGGTTTGGTTATTGAAATCGACTCCGCTGGTACGGCTGGTTATCACAAAGGAGCTGCGCCTGACAAACGTTCTCAAGCCGTGGGTATGGAAAGAGGTTATAGTTTTAAAGGTTTGAAGTGTCGAAAAGTGGTACAGCAAGACTTTGAAAAGTTTGATTATATTTTGGGTATGGATAACCAAAATATCGCAAGCTTATTAGAAGCCTGCCCAGAAGAACTTCAACATAAGGTGACATTACTTTTAAGTTTTAGTGATGCTGAAGAGCGAGAGGTGCCCGACCCTTATTACGGTGGCAAAGGAGGTTTTGAATATGTTTTAGATCTGATTGAACAAGGGGCTGATGGCTTTATTAAGCATCTAAAATCCAGTACGTCATAA
- the pepE gene encoding dipeptidase PepE, with the protein MNILMLSSSKVANEDYLQHAIPMLNQHLSNIKELLFIPFAGVSVSWDDYTTKVQHALPDFQVFGIHECSNAHQALEHAQAILVGGGNTFNLLNELYRQDLLGTVKNQVNKGTPYVGWSAGSNICGNSIRTTNDMPIIQPPSFDALNFVPFQLNPHYTDYQPPGHNGETRAQRIEEFCILNPKMPVIGIREGCALLLQGESLVLKGELDGVVFEGNSQSVIHPNQDLSGYL; encoded by the coding sequence ATGAATATACTGATGCTTAGCAGCTCTAAAGTGGCCAATGAAGATTACCTACAGCATGCAATCCCCATGCTTAATCAACATTTATCCAATATCAAAGAACTACTATTTATACCTTTTGCTGGCGTATCAGTCAGCTGGGACGACTACACAACAAAAGTACAACACGCCCTGCCCGACTTTCAAGTATTCGGCATTCATGAATGCTCGAACGCCCATCAAGCATTAGAACATGCTCAAGCCATATTAGTAGGCGGTGGCAACACCTTCAACCTGCTTAACGAACTGTATCGTCAAGATTTACTCGGCACCGTAAAAAACCAAGTCAACAAAGGCACACCCTATGTTGGATGGAGCGCAGGCTCAAATATATGCGGTAATAGTATCCGCACCACCAACGATATGCCGATAATTCAACCACCTAGTTTTGACGCACTCAACTTTGTACCTTTTCAGCTCAATCCCCACTACACTGACTATCAACCCCCCGGGCACAATGGCGAAACACGCGCGCAACGCATCGAGGAGTTTTGTATTTTAAATCCTAAGATGCCTGTGATTGGAATTCGTGAAGGGTGTGCCTTGCTGTTGCAAGGGGAGTCGTTGGTTTTAAAAGGTGAATTAGATGGGGTAGTGTTTGAGGGTAATTCACAGAGTGTGATCCACCCAAATCAGGATTTAAGTGGGTATTTGTAA